A window of Planctomycetota bacterium genomic DNA:
CGGGGCGCCGGAGGCGCCGCCGCCGGGCGCGGGACCGCGGGCGCCGGCGCCGGCGTGGGCGGCGAACCCGCCACCGCCGTCTTCACGGGCGCGTACTCCTCGTTGAGGCGGTCCACCACGAGCTTGGAGATCGCCTTCAGGGTCTGCATGACCCCCTCGCCTTTGACGGCCACCGCCTCGAACACGGGCGCGCCCACCCAGTTGATCTTGGCGTTGAGCTCCGCCACGCTGAGCGCGCCCGGCAAATCCCGCTTGTTGTACTGAATGACCAGCGGGATCTTCCGGATGTCCACCCCGTATTCCTTGAGGTTCTTCTCCAGGTTCTTGAACGATTCGATGTTGTCGTTCATCCGGTTGGGGTCGCTGTCGGCGATGAAGGCCACGCCGTCGGCCCCCTGGAGCACCAGCTTGCGCGTGGAGTCGTAATAGACCTGGCCGGGAACCGTGTAGAGGAAGAGTTTCGTCTTCATCCCGGCCACCTGGCCCAGGTCCAGCGGCATGAAGTCGAAAAAGAGCGTCCGGTCCTGCTCCGTGGCGATGGAGGTCAGGTTCCCGCGGGCGGTGTCGGGGACCTTCTTGT
This region includes:
- a CDS encoding ADP-ribosylation factor-like protein; protein product: MVQINFARREVNCKIVYYGPGLSGKTTNLEIIHKKVPDTARGNLTSIATEQDRTLFFDFMPLDLGQVAGMKTKLFLYTVPGQVYYDSTRKLVLQGADGVAFIADSDPNRMNDNIESFKNLEKNLKEYGVDIRKIPLVIQYNKRDLPGALSVAELNAKINWVGAPVFEAVAVKGEGVMQTLKAISKLVVDRLNEEYAPVKTAVAGSPPTPAPAPAVPRPAAAPPAPR